Proteins encoded by one window of Capra hircus breed San Clemente chromosome 8, ASM170441v1, whole genome shotgun sequence:
- the FGF17 gene encoding fibroblast growth factor 17 isoform X2, giving the protein MGAARLLPNLTLCLQLLILCCQTQYVRDQGAMTDQLSRRQIREYQLYSRTSGKHVQVTGRRISATAEDGNKFAKLIVETDTFGSRVRIKGAESEKYICMNKRGKLIGKPSGKSKDCVFTEIVLENNYTAFQNARHEGWFMAFTRQGRPRQASRSRQNQREAHFIKRLYQGQLPFPNHAERQKQFEFVGSAPTRRTKRTRRPQPLT; this is encoded by the exons ATGGGAGCCGCCCGCTTGCTGCCCAACCTCACACT GTGCCTGCAGCTGCTGATTCTCTGCTGTCAAACTCAG TACGTGAGGGACCAGGGCGCCATGACTGACCAGCTGAGCCGGCGGCAGATCCGTGAGTACCAGCTCTACAGCCGGACCAGCGGCAAGCACGTGCAGGTCACCGGGCGTCGCATCTCCGCCACCGCCGAGGACGGCAACAAGTTTG ccaaGCTGATAGTGGAGACGGACACATTCGGAAGCCGGGTGCGCATCAAGGGGGCTGAGAGTGAGAAATACATCTGTATGAATAAGAGGGGCAAGCTCATCGGAAAG CCCAGCGGGAAGAGCAAAGACTGCGTGTTCACCGAGATTGTGCTGGAGAACAATTACACGGCCTTCCAGAATGCCCGGCACGAGGGCTGGTTCATGGCCTTCACACGGCAGGGCCGGCCCCGTCAGGCCTCCCGCAGCCGCCAGAACCAGCGAGAAGCTCACTTCATCAAGCGCCTCTACCAGGGCCAGCTGCCTTTCCCCAACCACGCCGAGAGGCAGAAACAGTTCGAGTTCGTGGGCTCGGCCCCCACCCGCCGGACCAAGCGCACGCGGAGGCCACAGCCCCTGACGTAG
- the NPM2 gene encoding nucleoplasmin-2, translating to MNRSAISSTSEKETLSLLWGCELNQERPTWTFKPQKVGKQDCVLLLSTISLGEKAKEEVNVVEILPSASQEDKKRRPLILASLRASVLPMVVLGLEFSPPVTFQLRAGSGPVFLCGQEHYNGSWEEVEEEEDDLEEEEDDDDDDEDIDMFLEETPIKQVKRLAPQKQTSAGKEKKVEKKDEAVRHHLKGSPAGKPKKPGR from the exons ATGAATCGCAGTGCCATCAGTAGCACCTCCGAAAAGGAGACACTAAGCCTGCTCTGGG GCTGTGAGCTAAACCAGGAGAGGCCGACTTGGACCTTCAAACCCCAAAAGGTGGGGAAGCAGGACTGTGTGCTGTTGCTGAGTACG ATTTCCCTGGGTGAGAAAGCCAAAGAAGAGGTGAACGTCGTGGAGATCCTGCCCTCGGCAAGCCAGGAGGACAAGAAGAGGAGGCCCCTCATCCTGGCCTCGCTTCGGGCCTCGGTCCTCCCCATG GTCGTTCTGGGGTTGGAGTTTTCCCCTCCAGTCACGTTCCAGCTCCGGGCTGGCTCTGGACCTGTGTTCCTCTGTGGCCAGGAACATTACA ATGGATCCTGGGAGGaagtggaagaggaggaggatgacctggaggaggaggaagatgatgATGACGACGATGAAGATATTGATATGTTCCTGGAGGAGACGCCCATCAAACAAGTGAAAAGGCTGGCACCCCAGAAGCAGACAAGTGCTGGCAAG GAaaaaaaggtggaaaaaaaaGACGAGGCAGTAAG ACACCATCTTAAAGGGAGCCCTGCTGGAAA ACCTAAAAAGCCAGGACGTTAA
- the FGF17 gene encoding fibroblast growth factor 17 isoform X1: MGAARLLPNLTLCLQLLILCCQTQGENHPSPNFNQYVRDQGAMTDQLSRRQIREYQLYSRTSGKHVQVTGRRISATAEDGNKFAKLIVETDTFGSRVRIKGAESEKYICMNKRGKLIGKPSGKSKDCVFTEIVLENNYTAFQNARHEGWFMAFTRQGRPRQASRSRQNQREAHFIKRLYQGQLPFPNHAERQKQFEFVGSAPTRRTKRTRRPQPLT; encoded by the exons ATGGGAGCCGCCCGCTTGCTGCCCAACCTCACACT GTGCCTGCAGCTGCTGATTCTCTGCTGTCAAACTCAG GGGGAGAATCACCCGTCTCCTAATTTTAACCAGTACGTGAGGGACCAGGGCGCCATGACTGACCAGCTGAGCCGGCGGCAGATCCGTGAGTACCAGCTCTACAGCCGGACCAGCGGCAAGCACGTGCAGGTCACCGGGCGTCGCATCTCCGCCACCGCCGAGGACGGCAACAAGTTTG ccaaGCTGATAGTGGAGACGGACACATTCGGAAGCCGGGTGCGCATCAAGGGGGCTGAGAGTGAGAAATACATCTGTATGAATAAGAGGGGCAAGCTCATCGGAAAG CCCAGCGGGAAGAGCAAAGACTGCGTGTTCACCGAGATTGTGCTGGAGAACAATTACACGGCCTTCCAGAATGCCCGGCACGAGGGCTGGTTCATGGCCTTCACACGGCAGGGCCGGCCCCGTCAGGCCTCCCGCAGCCGCCAGAACCAGCGAGAAGCTCACTTCATCAAGCGCCTCTACCAGGGCCAGCTGCCTTTCCCCAACCACGCCGAGAGGCAGAAACAGTTCGAGTTCGTGGGCTCGGCCCCCACCCGCCGGACCAAGCGCACGCGGAGGCCACAGCCCCTGACGTAG